In Vidua chalybeata isolate OUT-0048 chromosome 35 unlocalized genomic scaffold, bVidCha1 merged haplotype SUPER_35_unloc_2, whole genome shotgun sequence, the following proteins share a genomic window:
- the LOC128782681 gene encoding protein phosphatase 1 regulatory subunit 14B-like produces the protein MAANRVGRRQGRGAAPGPGGLSPGRGSPGGLSPGRGGSPGRSPGVQRRSARVTVKYNRQELQRRLDTEQWIDGRLGELYRGRVPGPGTGDGPGTGFLRISSISGEPD, from the exons ATGGCGGCGAACCGGGTGGGGCGGCGGCAGGGCcggggggcggccccgggcccgggggGGCTCTCGCCGggccgggggtccccgggggggCTCTCGCCGGgccggggggggtccccgggccGCAGCCCCGGAGTCCAGCGGCGCTCGGCGCGGGTCACGGTCAAGTACAACCGGCAGGAGCTGCAGCGGCGGCTGGACACCGAGCAGTGGATCGACGGCAGGCTCGGGGAGCTCTACCGGGGACGGGTACCGGGACCGGGAACCGGGGATGGACCGGGAACGGG atttttgaGGATTTCCAGCATTTCTGGGGAGCCCGATTGA